In Miscanthus floridulus cultivar M001 chromosome 5, ASM1932011v1, whole genome shotgun sequence, one genomic interval encodes:
- the LOC136454946 gene encoding uncharacterized protein codes for MVVPNYTYLKLMMLGPSGTITIESTYEHAYDYDVECIEYAEALVEAETLTANLDQLSGEAPDSKHCAGTFEPTEAIKLIPVDPACLDDRALRTSATLNIK; via the coding sequence atggtagtccccaactatacctacctcaagctcatgATGCTAGGCCCCAGCGGTaccatcacgattgagtccacatacgaacatgcatacgactacgacgtcgagtgcatcgagtatgccgaggctctcgtggaggccgagaccctcaccgccaacctcgaccaactcagtggtgaggcgcctgactccaagcattgTGCAGGGAcgttcgagcccacggaggccatcaagctcatcccggtcgaccccgcttGCCTCGACGACCGGGCACTGAGGACCAgcgccaccctcaacatcaaatag